Part of the Spinacia oleracea cultivar Varoflay chromosome 5, BTI_SOV_V1, whole genome shotgun sequence genome, GATATAGTGCTCTAACCgtgtcattttttttttgcattgatGCAGGTGAAATGGAGACTCCATATATGAGATGTCTGAACAACAGCATTTCTCGGTTCATTCATTTGATGTCATGTCAGACATCAAAGGGTATGCCTACTCAAAATGAGTTTGAGGGTATGGCTATTATGCTGAAACATTTGAAACCTGTCCTTGATGAGATTGATGATGAAAAAATAGCTTCGGAAACAAATTTATGGAAGGAGTGTGAAGACCTGGATGCGTATATCAATTCAGCACGAGAATATATGGAACGATGGTCACCTAAAATGAGCAGGATTCTATCTGTGAGTTGATGAATCCCTTCTTCCCCCAACCTCTCTTCCAGTTAGTTACACATTCCTGCTCAGTGTTGAATTACATCAGAAAGTTAAGGCAATGTTTAAGGTTTATGTGGTAACGAAACTGAAATGGGCGAAAATATAGAAATAGGGAAACATGAAGACGTAATGTTCGATGAAAACTAGGAAATGTTTcctttacaaaaaataaaattataaaactagCTAACTAGGTAATGTTGAATCATGAAAACATTAACCACAAATCAATCAATTTTACATTGTTACAAATATAAAGTTGTTTTGTGTTCAATGAACAGTCCTTTTAGTAATTAAAACATTAGAGTTAGTTTGTGTTTGTTTGATGTGATCATAAATAAAAGCTAAATTTGGACTTTAAATCGCTGATCTGTAAAAGAAGAGGTATCCCTTGAGCTTCTTCAAGTTTCCGATTTCCAGGTTTCCATCAAATGTGACCTTCACGAGAGTTTCAATGCATCATAGTTAGGTTATGCTAAAGGGGCTCCTCAGTTTGTCACAGGCGTTTAAAGGTGTTCTGAATTGCAATGTTTTAGGCTGTAATTACTTCCCGTTTTAGCTCTTTTCCTCCCGAATTCAGGTTTTGTTGCTTGTTCTTGTGTATTAATTCAAAAACAGCCAATTCTGTTGTTCGTGATCTACTCTAATTATCAATCTGTTAGTCTTCATTCTGTGTgttccccttttcttttcttcctgcTTTACGTTTTCTTTTAGTAAAGAACTAAGgctctgttctgttcaccttattttcacttgtttcaggaaaaataatttcagataagttcaggaaaaataagtaaaaataaggattgaccaagtacaatgtataactaaaataagttttaataaattcagttaagttcagataagataagttcacgaaaaataagtgaaaatcaggtgaatagaacgcacccgAAGTAGCCTATTCTGGGTGCACTCAGCCTTTAAGTTGTTCTAGCTGTTTGAGCATTATGTTTAATATCTCTGGGGTGCATTTATGTACATCTTGAGAGTTTTTCATTTCTGAGTATATTTTATGCTTTTAACTTTCAGGTTTTACAAAGTGAACAATTGATGAAAATAATCAGGAGTTCTTCCCTCGAGATTTGTGGCATATTGTGTAGGTTATTGCGAACATCAACATCTTCTTCTGGTTTTGCCGGTGTACAAGTATGTACAGAGATAATGGTAGCTTAAGATAAACTCCTTATCTTATCAATTAACATATTTACTTTCAACCTCTTTTGGTCTCCTGTCTAATTTGCAAGACATTTCAGCATTGTGTACAGGAGCTTCAAAGCTGGCAACCAGAGCGAATTTCAGGACACATCGAACAAGCTATGAGAAGTAAAAATGATGATAATCTGCTTTCTAGCGATGAACACTTGGCAGAAATtgtggagtcactaaacctagtATCAAATCAGGAATTACTTAAAGAAAGTATTGCTGTTGAGAAGGAATGGGTGAAAATTCATGCAAACAAGAGCAACGAAGAAGTGGATCAAATAAACCAAATCGTGGATCTTTTGGCTCTTATTCGTACTTATATGCTAAAAAACGGATGTTTTGGAACAATGAACGGCGTTGCTGTCCCGTCATACTTCCGTTGCCCTTTGTCATTAGATTTCATGTTAGACCCGGTTATTGTAGCTTCGGGCCAAACTTATGAGAGGTCTTCTATCCAGAAATGGCTTGATAACGGGCTAAAAATTTGTCCCAAAACCCGTCAACATCTTTCCCACACCAATATCATAACAAATTACACTGTCAAGGCACTGATATCAAACTGGTTTCAGGAAAATAACCTAAAACCACCTCCAAGTAACTCTGACACCAGAAatgctgttgttgttgatgaCTTATCTGCTCCTGATATAATCCGTACTGATAGTTTCCGGTGCTCGGTTCATAGCAGTGACTCTATGTCTATGTCCAGGTCTTCCTTAGAGGTTGCAGATGCAGTTTCTGAACACACTTATGCACACAGTAGGACCCACTCTGCTGTTTCGAGCTGTGATTACATGCCCTCATCAACAACTGAAATATCAAGGATATCTGAAAAAGTAGGTGAGATTATGTCGGAGTATTCTCCTATAAATAGTAACTCTTTATCAGGAAGAGGATCTCAGAGTGCGAAAACAAGATCAGAGAATGGGAGCAGTAACTATTCCAGAGTTCACTCACTTTCACTCTCGGATTTGGGACATGATGAAACAACTACGTCGTCCCATGTTGATGAAATTGTTGGAAATCTTAAACGGTCATCCAATAACGCGTTGCAAACTGCGGCTGCAGCTGAGATACGGCTTCTTGCTAAACACAACATGGAGAATCGGATCATTATTGGGAAATGTGGGGCCATTATACCTTTGATTACACTTTTACACTCTGATGTGATGATAACACAAGAACATGCCGTGACTGCACTTCTGAACCTTTCACTAAATGAAGAAATCAAAGCAAGAGTTGCAGAATCAGGAGTTATTGAACCATtgatacatgtacttaaaacaGGAACTGATACAGCTAAAGAAAACTCAGCTGCAGCTCTTTTCAGTCTCTCTCTTCTTGAAGATTACAAGTTAAAGATCGGGCGTTCAGGAGCAAGTAAAGTGTTGGTTGATCTTCTTGCTCGGGGGACTGTTAGAGGGAAAAAAGATGCTGCAACTGCCTTGTTTAATCTCTCAATCTGCCATGAAAATAAAGCTCGAATTGTTCAAGCTGGTGCAGTGAAGTATCTTGTTCAGCTTTTAGAACCTAATACAGGAATGGTTGATAAATCGGTTGCCCTTCTTGCGAATCTATCCACAATTTCGGAAGGGCGTTTGGCGATTGCTAAGGAAGGTGGAATACCATTGATTGTTGAGATTGTTGACTCGGGATCACAAAGAGGAAAGGAAAACGCTGCTTCCGTGTTGttgcaattgtgtcttaatAATACTAAGTTTTGCAACTTGGTTCTTCAAGAAGGTGCCGTTCCACCACTTGTTGCTCTATCTCAATCGGGAACCCCTAGAGCTAAGGAGAAGGTATGTGATACTCTTTCCTCTTCTGCTGTTTCTTTCTCATATATTAGCTACTTTGGTCGGGTATCATTATACACACATTTTAGGTTTGACTTGTTTGCTACTCGAGTTCTTTTGAAAGTTATGATATAAAAGCTCATTTCCGAACATAGATTTTATAGTTTTCTTCTCTTAGGGTGCTTTCTATTCACccgattttcacttattttttttgaactaaacttatgtgaacttatcaaaacttattttagttaaaaattTTACTTgaccaacccttatttttcctgaacttatcttatctgaacttaactgaacttaattttcctgaaataagtagaaataaggtgaacagaacaaaaCCTTACACTCCTTGTTACATTGTTTCTGTGAATATGCGGTACAAGATATTTGAGGTGTATGGATGAAATTAAAGTTAAATAAGGATTATGTACCCTTGTTGAGGTGTCAAGTTTCGGACAAAAGTATGCGAAACAAAATGAAGAGCTCTAACAGTCAGGATCCAACTTCtataaacaaaaaattatctGTTTCAATATTCTAAAGTAATCTCTATTTGAAGATTTGAAGTGCTTACAAGTAATTCTAGATATCATTGAGAATTTGAGATAGACTTTTTTAAGGAATAACACAAGGTTTCATTTCGTGGATTTGCAGGCACAACAGCTTTTGAGTCATTTCCGTACTCAGCGTGAAGGCGCTTCAGGAAAGAAAAAGTAGTGAGACAAAATTTGTTGCTGTTATTATTcatcccttttttttttcaaaagctaGGTCATTTGCGTTAGATCAGGTATTCTTTTGCCGTAAATCTTTCCAATCATGCCatcatttaatttttgtttgagTAGTACATACTAAGTATTAGTTACTAGGCAGGTACGTAGTGAGGTTCGTCAGTAATCATTGTTTGCTGAATATTTCATTAGCTGTTGTGATGAGCTTGTTCTTGATCAAGGATTACTTAAATTTTGTGTGTATATATATGTGTAATATAAGATCTTGATGTTTGCAAATCATAATTATCTTTGCTTCAAAATTTGTTGCAACAATTAACTATGCTCGAGAATACAATGGCCTTTACTCCCTTTAGGCATTCTTGTGGCTTGTGGAGAGCAGATTTCCAGTAATAATCGAGCTAAATCTTGCATACATCCATATCACAAAATGGTTTCCTTAGGTGATTGATTAGCTGTGAATTTAGGTTCGGTTCtcttctgttcgacttattttgacttatttcagacaagtTAAGTTCAGAATTCAGATAAGtccagataatataagttcagtcaaaataagtcgaatagaacggagccttaGTGATGAATTAGTTGTCAAGAGTAAAAAGGTAAAGGTCTTACCCAGTTCGCAAGGCTCCTGCTATTTAGGACAAGGTCTGTGGAAGGTTTTGAAGAGTGaaatgagtttttttttacaaaacatTGTGTTGTTGATGCATTATGCACTTCCTCTTTACTTTTGTTACTTTCTAATCCTATTGAGCTGACTTCCAAGTTTGAGAGGCACCTAACAAGTGACGTGCATTGGTAGACACTGTCAAGTTGGAATTGTTTTGAGGTTCTTTTTGTTGTTGAGACCATTAGATTCTGGGAAAAGAGTAGCTGTTATTCTGCTAATTATGAAGTAGCATTGccagtaaaaaaaaatgaaatataaaGATATATGTATGAAGTTTCGTTATTTTTATCAATAAGGATGGGGCTGAACTGGGCTAAATAGGCTTTGGCCCGGCCTAGCCCGTGCCTGGCCCGCTGATCAGGTCTAGTACTAGACAGTAATGCATTCTCCTGCACGAGCATGTGTTCTTGGGAGCACGATATGCCGTCTCTCGATATGCACGAGCTTTTACAGAGGCCGGTTGCACTTGAGTTTTGGTCATGGAATGGTCCTTTGTATGGTCCCTTTGATTGTCATAGATTGAAAAAGGGTGGCATAATGTAGGCTCTGCAGTAGGCTAGACTAAATATGGCTGTGGGCCTGGTCGGG contains:
- the LOC110794314 gene encoding U-box domain-containing protein 3 isoform X1 — translated: MKRGEMETPYMRCLNNSISRFIHLMSCQTSKGMPTQNEFEGMAIMLKHLKPVLDEIDDEKIASETNLWKECEDLDAYINSAREYMERWSPKMSRILSVLQSEQLMKIIRSSSLEICGILCRLLRTSTSSSGFAGVQVCTEIMHCVQELQSWQPERISGHIEQAMRSKNDDNLLSSDEHLAEIVESLNLVSNQELLKESIAVEKEWVKIHANKSNEEVDQINQIVDLLALIRTYMLKNGCFGTMNGVAVPSYFRCPLSLDFMLDPVIVASGQTYERSSIQKWLDNGLKICPKTRQHLSHTNIITNYTVKALISNWFQENNLKPPPSNSDTRNAVVVDDLSAPDIIRTDSFRCSVHSSDSMSMSRSSLEVADAVSEHTYAHSRTHSAVSSCDYMPSSTTEISRISEKVGEIMSEYSPINSNSLSGRGSQSAKTRSENGSSNYSRVHSLSLSDLGHDETTTSSHVDEIVGNLKRSSNNALQTAAAAEIRLLAKHNMENRIIIGKCGAIIPLITLLHSDVMITQEHAVTALLNLSLNEEIKARVAESGVIEPLIHVLKTGTDTAKENSAAALFSLSLLEDYKLKIGRSGASKVLVDLLARGTVRGKKDAATALFNLSICHENKARIVQAGAVKYLVQLLEPNTGMVDKSVALLANLSTISEGRLAIAKEGGIPLIVEIVDSGSQRGKENAASVLLQLCLNNTKFCNLVLQEGAVPPLVALSQSGTPRAKEKAQQLLSHFRTQREGASGKKK
- the LOC110794314 gene encoding U-box domain-containing protein 3 isoform X2; protein product: METPYMRCLNNSISRFIHLMSCQTSKGMPTQNEFEGMAIMLKHLKPVLDEIDDEKIASETNLWKECEDLDAYINSAREYMERWSPKMSRILSVLQSEQLMKIIRSSSLEICGILCRLLRTSTSSSGFAGVQVCTEIMHCVQELQSWQPERISGHIEQAMRSKNDDNLLSSDEHLAEIVESLNLVSNQELLKESIAVEKEWVKIHANKSNEEVDQINQIVDLLALIRTYMLKNGCFGTMNGVAVPSYFRCPLSLDFMLDPVIVASGQTYERSSIQKWLDNGLKICPKTRQHLSHTNIITNYTVKALISNWFQENNLKPPPSNSDTRNAVVVDDLSAPDIIRTDSFRCSVHSSDSMSMSRSSLEVADAVSEHTYAHSRTHSAVSSCDYMPSSTTEISRISEKVGEIMSEYSPINSNSLSGRGSQSAKTRSENGSSNYSRVHSLSLSDLGHDETTTSSHVDEIVGNLKRSSNNALQTAAAAEIRLLAKHNMENRIIIGKCGAIIPLITLLHSDVMITQEHAVTALLNLSLNEEIKARVAESGVIEPLIHVLKTGTDTAKENSAAALFSLSLLEDYKLKIGRSGASKVLVDLLARGTVRGKKDAATALFNLSICHENKARIVQAGAVKYLVQLLEPNTGMVDKSVALLANLSTISEGRLAIAKEGGIPLIVEIVDSGSQRGKENAASVLLQLCLNNTKFCNLVLQEGAVPPLVALSQSGTPRAKEKAQQLLSHFRTQREGASGKKK
- the LOC110794314 gene encoding U-box domain-containing protein 3 isoform X3, producing MKRGEMETPYMRCLNNSISRFIHLMSCQTSKGMPTQNEFEGMAIMLKHLKPVLDEIDDEKIASETNLWKECEDLDAYINSAREYMERWSPKMSRILSVLQSEQLMKIIRSSSLEICGILCRLLRTSTSSSGFAGVQHCVQELQSWQPERISGHIEQAMRSKNDDNLLSSDEHLAEIVESLNLVSNQELLKESIAVEKEWVKIHANKSNEEVDQINQIVDLLALIRTYMLKNGCFGTMNGVAVPSYFRCPLSLDFMLDPVIVASGQTYERSSIQKWLDNGLKICPKTRQHLSHTNIITNYTVKALISNWFQENNLKPPPSNSDTRNAVVVDDLSAPDIIRTDSFRCSVHSSDSMSMSRSSLEVADAVSEHTYAHSRTHSAVSSCDYMPSSTTEISRISEKVGEIMSEYSPINSNSLSGRGSQSAKTRSENGSSNYSRVHSLSLSDLGHDETTTSSHVDEIVGNLKRSSNNALQTAAAAEIRLLAKHNMENRIIIGKCGAIIPLITLLHSDVMITQEHAVTALLNLSLNEEIKARVAESGVIEPLIHVLKTGTDTAKENSAAALFSLSLLEDYKLKIGRSGASKVLVDLLARGTVRGKKDAATALFNLSICHENKARIVQAGAVKYLVQLLEPNTGMVDKSVALLANLSTISEGRLAIAKEGGIPLIVEIVDSGSQRGKENAASVLLQLCLNNTKFCNLVLQEGAVPPLVALSQSGTPRAKEKAQQLLSHFRTQREGASGKKK